A stretch of Miscanthus floridulus cultivar M001 chromosome 13, ASM1932011v1, whole genome shotgun sequence DNA encodes these proteins:
- the LOC136499202 gene encoding rab GTPase-activating protein 22-like — MRGGAMKALRRSSTSSAPSQRVPSSPRSYSWIHRRSLPVTSSASPATSSLSAPANSAAEGSDSAPASVVAASSSPSLAPSSPNMDRGGIKSPWSRRKRKRALTCQHWNHLFSANGKLRDGGRKFLKKVRSGGIEPDIRAEVWPFLLGVYDLNSSEEDRNTIKIKKRKEYEKLRRQCHRVLHCNRGNGLNVINEFMNEDFSDGAEGSESPYSNGVSKRACVMPKELKSLGSKAEESESSNWDAVECIDEDTSELTSVDPCMVESESSESESSCEEDPDRTPVSTNMEENCDPKPKFVRTASSKSDIFISDRTPEDFATWQRIIRVDAIRANTEWVLFARNQAVVSKEKALQSAMSVGLKDFDHLEPYMIYHAARLVALLEAYALYDPEIGYCQGMSDLLSPIIAVMEEDHEAFWCFVGFMKKARHNFRLDEVGIRRQLKTVSQIIKRKDSHLYRHLQKLQAEDCFFLYRMVVVLFRRELTFEQTMCLWEVMWADQAAIRAGIGRSTWARIRLLAPPTDDLLLYAIAACVLQRRKLIIEKYSSMDEILRECNSMAGQLDVWKLLDDAHHLVVDLHDKI; from the exons ATGCGGGGCGGGGCGATGAAGGCCCTGCGGCGATCCAGCACCTCCTCGGCGCCGTCGCAGAGGGTGCCGTCTTCCCCGCGTTCTTACTCGTGGATCCACCGCCGGTCGCTCCCCGTTACCTCGTCGGCCTCGCCGGCGACGTCCTCTTTGTCTGCACCGGCGAATTCGGCCGCGGAGGGTTCGGATTCAGCGCCAGCGTCAGTGGTGGCAGCTTCCTCGTCGCCCTCGCTGGCTCCTTCATCTCCGAACATGGACCG AGGTGGAATTAAATCTCCATGGTCTCGAAGAAAAAGGAAACGAGCGCTTACTTGTCAACACTGGAATcatctattttcagcaaacggGAAGCTTCGTGATGGAGGAAGAAAGTTTCTAAAGAAGGTTCGCAGTGGG GGGATTGAACCAGACATAAGGGCTGAAGTTTGGCCATTTCTGCTTGGAGT CTATGATTTGAACAGCTCTGAAGAGGACAGGAAtactatcaagataaagaaaaG GAAAGAATATGAAAAACTGAGGCGACAGTGCCACCGTGTTCTGCATTGTAATAGAGGAAATGGCctgaatgttataaatgagttCATGAATGAGGACTTTTCTGATGGGGCTGAAGGTTCAGAGTCACCATATTCAAATGGTGTTAGTAAGAGGGCTTGTGTGATGCCCAAAGAATTGAAATCTTTAGGCAGTAAGGCAGAAGAATCAGAGAGTTCTAACTGGGATGCTGTGGAATGCATAGATGAAGATACAAGTGAGTTAACTTCTGTTGATCCATGTATGGTAGAATCAGAATCTTCTGAATCTGAGTCTTCCTGTGAAGAGGACCCTGATAGAACACCCGTCTCTACCAATATGGAAGAGAACTGTGATCCCAAACCAAAATTTGTCCGGACCGCTTCATCTAAGTCGGACATTTTTATTTCAGACAGAACTCCCGAGGATTTTGCCACATGGCAGCGCATTATACGTGTAGATGCTATTCGAGCAAATACAGAATGGGTTCTATTTGCCCGTAACCAGGCTGTAGTCTCTAAAGAGAAAGCACTGCAGTCTGCAATGTCTGTTGGGTTGAAAGATTTTGACCACTTGGAGCCTTACATGATTTATCATGCTGCACGATTAGTTGCACTGCTTGAGGCATATGCACTCTATGATCCAGAGATAGGGTACTGTCAAGGAATGAGCGATCTCTTGTCACCAATAATTGCAGTCATGGAGGAAGATCATGAAGCATTTTGGTGCTTTGTGGGTTTCATGAAGAAAGCCAGACACAACTTCAGGCTTGATGAGGTTGGAATAAGAAGACAGCTGAAAACTGTCTCACAGATCATCAAGCGCAAGGACTCACACCTCTATAGGCATCTGCAGAAACTTCAGGCCGAAGACTGCTTCTTTCTGTACCGAATGGTGGTGGTTCTTTTCAGGAGGGAGCTCACTTTTGAGCAGACTATGTGTCTGTGGGAGGTTATGTGGGCTGACCAGGCCGCGATTCGAGCCGGGATTGGAAGGTCCACTTGGGCAAGGATAAGGCTTCTTGCCCCGCCAACAGACGACTTGCTGCTCTATGCTATTGCAGCCTGTGTCTTGCAGAGGAGGAAGCTGATAATCGAGAAGTACAGCAGCATGGATGAGATACTGCGGGAGTGTAATAGCATGGCCGGGCAGCTAGATGTCTGGAAGCTCCTAGATGATGCACACCACTTGGTTGTTGACCTTCATGACAAAATCTGA